The DNA sequence ATAATAATTCACTGTAAAAGTCTGCAGGTGatgagaatttgtttcatttttggttttacatattgcttttttaaaaagttggctcctgAGAATTACAAATATGTAATCAGAGAGATTTAGAATGAGGACGATTCCCATTGTCTTTCACTTTATTTCGAGGAGTATCTGGTGTCTAGGAATTGTCATCTTCTATGACTAGAGCCTCTATTGTCTTGCCATTAAGCAGATATCAAGCTGTGGGTGCAATGAGACTTGAAAGAATTCTAGGCCATATTTAATAGTAGTACTTCCTTTGCTTGAACATATTCACATATTTGAACATCTTTGAATGAGGGGGTTTATCTATTAATAATATGTATTTATCTgctgaattttataattttttgttcTCTAGCTGTTTTGATAATTGAGAGTAAACTATGGAAACATGAATATAGCATACATTTAAAACCTGATCTTATAAAAAATTGAAATCTCAATAATTAACACTTACCTCTatttcttttgttaatttttcatgtctcctcttttcttcctcaaGAAAACAAGTTTTTTCATTGATAGATTCTTTTACagttataatttcattctttagctTTGAAATGTCTTCCTGTAtagttaaatttaaaatatacaagtCAGAAAGGCATGGTTCATATAAATCTGCAACACTCAGTGTGGCCATATTTTAAGAAAAGtagataaattaaattttaattttgatacatGGGATTAGATTATGACTTTTATAGGTATACTGGATAAATAACTATTATTCAAACAAAGCTACCTTACTTTGAAAACTCAGAAGTAAAAACAAATTAAGACAAAGGAAAGTGGTATTTATTGTGGCATTTGCCTGACAACAATGCAAAGGATACTTAattcaatagcaaaaaaaaaaatggtattttaAGTTTGTACTTATTATTGACTTCAAAGAATAGTAAGAGAAATACAAAGATGTTTAAAGCGCAATTCTTAATTCAGACTCTTTCCATAACAGCATACTAAATTGGATGGAATTGGTCTGGATGCATTGGCATAGAAGCTAGAGCCTCAACCTTTCTCTGAATTTATACTTTTTGCAACACATGGATTAATTGTTCACTGTGATTTTGTTTAActatatatttttagaaatccACAATGTATTTGTAAATATTTCCTTTATGATTTGCACATTTAAGGTAGTTGTTATCTAAATTCATGTACTTATCCAAGTTcttaaaaattgtgaaaatagtttctaaatataataaaatagaattttattaACTTAATGATGAATGTACTATTTAATACATTctagaatgaaagaaaaagtttTGATAAGTAACAATTCAAACCTGTACTTGTGTCATTTGGTTCCCTCTTGGATTTTGGAGATCTTGTTGTATAAGTTCCTCTTTCATTGTCTTTAGTTTTTTTACTAGATCTCGTTTTTCACAGAGTTCAATCATAAATGAACATTGGCTTTCTATCTCCCCCAAACTGTCTTTATGTGCTTTTATTTTTGCATAGTAAGTCTTATATTTTATCATGCGTTCCTCAAAATCTTCTTGGGCCATTTCAGTATCAAACTTAAGCTTCACATTCTCTGTATATAAGGACTTGATTTGAGATTCCAGGCTTCCACATTGAAGTCTGGAATTCTCTATGGCAGCATCCTTCTGATAAATTTGCCTCTCTGTTTCTTTAGTttctgcagagatggctgctatTTGCTTTTCAAGCTCATGAAGTTCATTCTGCAATATATTTCAACATTATCATTATTAATTCATGGTACTCAGCATGAGAGGAAAATTGTTTTGATCCATAATGCATATAGGAAAATCACttaacataaatatatacattaatcagatACAGAAAAGAACTGATGCATAATAGAAGGAAATATGCAATAATGTAACAATTACTTTCTCAGAAAGTTCCTAGAGTTATATATTTATTGCTCTTTAATGGTCATCTAATTCTAAATGTTAAATTTCatcattttgttttaatattttatgtataaaaatattaaaaccatttaataatatattttaataatatatttatgggtgtcaaggaagacaatataataaaaatgataaaacccTGACTCAAGAATTAAAAGACCTGCTGGGATcgtggtcagtggtagagcacttgcctctcatgtgtgaggcactgggttcaattctcagcactgcatataaataaatgaataaaataaaggtccatcagcactaaaaaataaaataaaataaaaaacctatACCTAGGTTCCAGCAACCCTTACTGCTGTTCACTATTTTGTGTGATCATGCATAACAAATTTAATTACCCATCCCACCTCGCTTTCTTCTTTTGTAAAATGAGTATTAAGATATCTACAATATCTACTTTACCTCTCTAGGGCATTGGGCATGGCTAACTGGTGCCTCCTTAAAaggagttttcctagcaccactcTTCTTCGTTTTCCTTAGCTATCTCTGAGCATTCCTTCTTAATCTCAGTGATTTCTTCAAACACAGGTCTTCCTCAGAGTTCAGTAATTCATCAttccctcttctccctctctaCATACATAACCCTTGGGTTACCTTGCCCATACTTATAATTTTGAGCTATGCATCTACTGATGATACAGAGAATAAAAGTGACTTTTGAATTCCATAGCCAGATGCCCTTGGCCGTGGCAAACTCATGTCCCAAAAAGACTAATTTTTCCTCCCTTCCTAGCCTATTTCCCCTTGTATCAGTTATCTATTGCCAGAACCACAAAACCTCAGTGACACAACAATAAATACGTGTTCATTACTGACACGACTGGGAAAAGAAGGGGTTGGCTAGGTGATTCATGTGACTGGGAGAAGTGGGGATTGGCTAGCTTGGCTAGGTGTTTCTAATCACATCTCaaacacctgtgtgtgtgtggggtgtgtgtgtgtgtgtgtgtgtgtgtgtgtgtgtgtgtacctgagaatcaaatccagggccttgcattcTAAGAAAGTGCTCACTGGAGTCACATCCCTGCCCTTGGGCGGCTTATTTTCAAAATTGCTATTAGGCAGAAATTTTAAGTCCCCTTACTCAGGATAACATATTCATTTAGTTTCTTCTCTTGGCATTTTTTGAAAAGGAAAATATGAAATTAACCACAGAGTTTTGTATCCAGTTTCCCAAGTAAAACTAAGAAATGAGAAGGAATGGTATGGGTGAGTGCCCTCATCAGTTGCCATTGTTATTCCCTCTGTATGATAATGAAACTGAGGTTCTCAGATGTTGAATAACAAAGATAATTCATCATTTCACCAGTAAGTGTCAAATACTGGTTTTCAATTTTGAACCCCAGTCAGGCagtttgtaatttttttgtttctctcctaCATTAGTATACAGGTACCATGTACTATGTCTTTTAAATATACAGGTACATCTGAAATTTAAGTATTTATGTATttaccaaagaaaaaaatgtctagGGTTTGGCTGGTTGTAAGACAAtttaggttggctttgaactgagCTGGCAGGGGTGTCCTACTTCTACTTTATGTGTCTACTGTCCTCCAGTGGGTCAGCCCAGGCATGTCCTTCTCATGATGATAGCAGATACAGAAAAGTCAAAGCTCAACTATTTAAGAGcttttaaaaagctttttctgGAATCATATCTGCTAATGCCCCAGCCAGTCACATGATCAAACTCAAGAGTCAAGGAGTGGAAGTATGTCTACCCATGATGTGAGAACATTataatgatatgggaaagggtgtCGACATAGAAAGGGATAAAAAATTGGGAACAAAAATGCAAATTAACATAACTCTATATTCCCCAAAGTACTTAACAGTatggcttttttttaaaaaaaaaacaaactatacaTCAAATTCTATAAATCCTCCCACCAAAATAATTGCTGGATATCTCCATTCCTTTTTTCTATCTAGATGGTCATTCTCtttaaataaagttttaatgTTTGGAGGAAAGTATTGTATTAAAAAGACAAAGGTTTTCAATCCTTTTTTTGACAGAGACCAAAAAGATAAGTACATTGAAAAGTACAATATGCTGGTGAAACTCAATTTTTGTCTTCAGTGctaatatttcaaatgcccacttGACATTTCTGTTTGGATGTCTAATAGACACCTCAGTTagatatattcagaaatatttaagTTACACACTGTGTTTGCCTTTCATTGCtgagaccaaaatacccaacaggaacgatggagaggaggaaaagtttatattgGCTCATAGTCTCAGAGGTCCAGTCCATTCCTCTGGGCCCAACTGAGGCAGCACAACATAGTTGAAGGGAGTAGTGGAAGACATGGAGGCAAGGAAGCAGACAGAGGAAAGTAGGAAGGAAGTCACAGgaaagatgaacccttccagggcacttccccagtgacctacttcctttcAGCCAAACCCCAGCTGCCTGCAGTTACCATCCAGTACATTcacactaggatggactgattagaagGTTAAAGCTCTTACAATCCAATCATTGCACCTCAGAACATTCCTGcactaacacaggagcttttagaGGACATCTTATGTACAAACAACACCACACACCAAACATGTTCCTCCTTACTTCTTCTGATTCCAACAAACTACACCATTTTCCACCTGGATAATCCAAAGCCATAAAGTTATTCTTAATTTTTCCATTTCCCTTATCCCACATCCTACTTCCCACCAAAATGTGAGAATTGGTTCTCTAACATAAATCCCACATTTACTTCTGACCAATCTTTGTGGTGTGGCCTAATTTCTAATCATCTTCCTATTTTCATTCTTGTCCTTCTCTTAGGCTCCATTTATCAGGAAGAAGGATCTTTGAAAGACATTTATCATGTCATGCTACTTCCCTGCTCAAGATTCTCCAGTGGTGTCCCATTGCATTAATAATAAAATTCAAACTCACCAAAGTGGCTTATACGGCTTTATATGCTCTAGTACCTATTGACTTTGCTATCTTTCTCATCTACAATTTTCCCTTCTTCTAGCCTCCTTTCTGTTTATTAAATAGGCTTAATTCCTTCCCAAGAGCATTtgtaattgtttatttttccatctacCTTATATTCTCAACCCTgggctggagatacagctcagtggtagagcacttgcctggcaatcatgagaccctgggttcaattcccagcatgatattaaaaaaaactctctAACACTGCTGGGTCTGGTCACAATTCAGCTTTATTACTATTCCTCCAAATAGGCTTCTCTGATTCAAAATATAATTTAaccccctttcccctcccacatTTACTCTCTATACATTGCCCTCCTTTATATTTTTTGGAACCCATCAGTGTCTAAAATTatccattattttattattttttaagaaaacttcTTTAATTTTTGCCTCCCCTAACTGTAAAGTAACTCTATGGCTGCAGGAATCTTTTCTGTCCTTATCACCATGTTCCCAATGCTTACAATAGTACTAGCACAAAGTAAGTACTCAGTGTTTATTAAGTGAGTGATGCACATGGTCAGGAAAGAGACAGGTATTCTGTCAGTTACATTAGGATATCAACTCTATTTATTAATACAGGGAGAGGAGATGAACACTACTTTGGTTATCATCTCCTCTCTTTTCTGATCGAATGTAACCGGCCGTTAAATTTTATTACTAGCTTTAATATCTTTTTCCTTCAATACATTTCCAATTTTAAATTACTACCACTactccttcctcttcttcttcctcttaatcagcctcttgtttttcatcctcctcctcctcctcttttatctttctcttctctcttttctcaGTCTTGTATATGCTCCTTTGCTCTAGCTTTTTGAGGCAAAGTAGAATGAAAGAAACTACACATACTGAAGCTGCAATTTGATGAGTTTTAATATTATTATGTTCATAAAGTCATCACAACAATTAAGATAATAAACATATCCATTACCCCAAAcattttcttcccttttccttcctACCTATCTTCCTTTCTTCCTAGGAATTTTCCTTCCAAGGAATTTTCCTGGCATGAAGATATTCAAGTGTTCTActatctaattttttaaaaacttggggttttttgtttgttttttgttttgttttggaatgAGGTAACTCTCAAGACTTCTAGAGAGCTTCAGAATGGGGACCGGCTATCAGAAAGGCTGAGACTTGATTAAAGTCCTTATCTACACTGCCCCCACCTCTTGGGAGAGGAGAGAGGCTAGAAGTTGAGCTAATAATCAGTCAACTTACATGATGCAACCtccataaaaaatttttaataatgaaTTTTGGAGACCTTCCAGGTTGGTGAACACATCCAGGTTCTGGGAAGGTGATGTGCTCCATATGGCAGCTCTATGCAAGTCCCTTCCCAGCACCTTGTACTGTGCATCTTCTCTGTTTGGCTGTTCCTGAATTGTATCTTTTATAATAAACTAGTAATAGTAAGTAAAGTGCTTTCCTGAGTTCTGTGATTCACTCTAGCAAATTATTAAGCCTTGAGTATGGATATGGGGTAGACATGAGAAACCCTCATTGTGGTCTGGATCTGGTATTTTCCCTGAAGTCTCATTTcttgaaggcttggtcctcagtACAGCAAGGTTCAAAGGTGGACTTTTGGAAAATGattgatcatgagggctctgatgtCATTGGGGGCATAATCCACAGACAGCTGcatggactactgggaggtggcaGGAACTAAAGGAAGATGAGGCATTTGGAAAGATATAGATCACTGGGGCACGCTCTGGGGACTATCCATCCTAGGCGCCTACTTTTCTCTGTGCTTTCTGACTGCCATGGGATAAGtacctttcctctgccacactttgTTCCATGACATTCCTGccttggagccagctgaccatggactgaatcctctaaaaccatgagccaaaacaaagCTTTCCTATTCTAAGTATTTTTCTCAAGTATTTAT is a window from the Callospermophilus lateralis isolate mCalLat2 chromosome 12, mCalLat2.hap1, whole genome shotgun sequence genome containing:
- the LOC143411689 gene encoding coiled-coil domain-containing protein 122-like, whose product is MIMSGNKERKSEEVPKDAVGKEDTSSLTEVVKQVAKQQQSQTSEIERNKKVLFHLQNELHELEKQIAAISAETKETERQIYQKDAAIENSRLQCGSLESQIKSLYTENVKLKFDTEMAQEDFEERMIKYKTYYAKIKAHKDSLGEIESQCSFMIELCEKRDLVKKLKTMKEELIQQDLQNPRGNQMTQVQEDISKLKNEIITVKESINEKTCFLEEEKRRHEKLTKEIEVQHKRYYAILKRLHCQVNKLQSHRRQWQWNIQQLEKTAAELRKCVGMKE